Proteins co-encoded in one Sporosarcina sp. FSL K6-1522 genomic window:
- the aroQ gene encoding type II 3-dehydroquinate dehydratase, which produces MKLLIMNGPNLNRLGKREPGIYGAETLEDVEGKLHKLALQHGVELSFFQSNWEGALIDKIHEAEDCGLDGIIFNPGAFTHYSIALRDAVASITVPVIEIHISNVHSREPFRQTSVIAPVCMGQISGFGTDGYELAFQAFLLKRKEV; this is translated from the coding sequence GTGAAGTTACTTATTATGAACGGACCTAATCTGAATCGACTGGGAAAAAGGGAACCGGGTATTTACGGTGCAGAAACGCTAGAAGATGTTGAAGGGAAACTGCATAAGCTTGCGTTACAGCATGGGGTTGAGCTATCGTTTTTTCAATCGAATTGGGAAGGCGCTTTGATCGATAAAATCCATGAGGCCGAAGATTGTGGGCTCGACGGAATTATCTTCAATCCTGGTGCGTTTACGCATTACAGTATAGCGCTGCGAGATGCGGTCGCCTCAATCACCGTGCCTGTGATCGAAATCCATATTTCGAATGTACATAGTCGGGAACCGTTCAGACAAACATCTGTTATTGCGCCAGTTTGCATGGGCCAAATCTCAGGATTTGGTACGGATGGGTATGAACTAGCCTTCCAAGCTTTCCTACTCAAACGAAAAGAGGTTTAA
- a CDS encoding APC family permease, with amino-acid sequence MSDKTTLKRSLGVWAIVALGLGYMTPTIVFDTFGIVSKLTNGVVPAAYLVALLVMSLTAISYGKMVQAFPQAGSAYTYTRETMGPHLGFLVGWASLLDYLLLPMVNALIIRIYMESLFPGIPIWIWVFAYVIIITAINVYSMESTSGLNMILVVFTISLIAIFLILAAVQLYNGMGEGTLFTINPLTNANVELVAVLTGATVVAFSFIGFDAITMYTEEARDTSTVPRAILLTVMIGGVIFFISSYFAQALFPDLSVFNTLDDTLPEIGLLVGGQVFQLIFLAGAFAATIASGLASHASVSRLLFVMGRNGVLQKKTFGYLHPKFRTPIFTVVLTGVVSLFAIGPDLELIASVINFGALIAFTFVNLAVIMHFYIRQKRRSGGDTLKYLFMPTLGALSTGVLWYHLHADAFISGIIWIAVGIIYMLFITKFFKKELGSMDVIDDVGTLDEELFKTKGFESRDPIEGVESLGIETSKT; translated from the coding sequence ATGTCTGATAAAACCACGCTTAAGCGGTCACTTGGTGTATGGGCCATTGTTGCATTAGGGCTAGGTTATATGACACCAACAATTGTCTTTGATACATTTGGAATTGTATCAAAATTAACAAATGGTGTTGTACCAGCGGCTTATCTTGTTGCATTGCTAGTCATGTCGTTGACGGCGATTAGTTATGGAAAAATGGTGCAGGCATTCCCGCAGGCGGGTTCGGCCTATACTTATACACGGGAAACAATGGGACCTCATCTCGGATTCCTTGTAGGATGGGCTTCGTTATTGGATTATTTATTATTACCCATGGTTAACGCTTTAATTATTAGAATTTATATGGAATCACTTTTTCCAGGTATTCCAATTTGGATTTGGGTTTTCGCCTATGTCATTATCATCACAGCCATCAATGTTTACAGCATGGAATCGACATCAGGCTTAAATATGATACTCGTTGTTTTCACAATTTCGCTCATTGCCATATTTCTTATTCTCGCTGCTGTCCAGCTTTATAATGGAATGGGAGAAGGAACATTATTCACTATTAATCCGTTGACCAATGCCAATGTGGAATTGGTGGCTGTTTTAACGGGGGCAACCGTCGTTGCGTTTTCATTTATTGGATTTGATGCGATCACGATGTATACAGAAGAGGCGAGAGATACGTCAACTGTTCCAAGGGCCATTCTACTAACGGTTATGATCGGCGGTGTGATCTTCTTCATCTCATCTTATTTTGCCCAAGCGTTATTCCCAGATTTGTCAGTGTTTAACACATTAGATGATACATTACCTGAAATTGGACTTTTGGTTGGTGGCCAGGTATTTCAATTAATCTTCTTAGCGGGAGCATTTGCGGCTACAATTGCATCCGGACTAGCTTCGCATGCGAGTGTGTCACGCTTACTATTTGTAATGGGAAGAAACGGTGTTCTTCAGAAGAAAACATTCGGATATTTACACCCAAAGTTTAGAACACCGATCTTTACGGTTGTTTTGACGGGAGTCGTATCATTATTTGCAATAGGACCAGATTTAGAGTTAATTGCTTCTGTCATTAACTTTGGGGCATTAATCGCATTCACATTTGTGAACTTAGCGGTGATTATGCACTTCTATATTCGGCAGAAAAGAAGGTCAGGTGGAGACACTTTGAAATACCTCTTCATGCCGACTCTAGGAGCTTTAAGTACGGGGGTTCTCTGGTACCACTTACATGCTGATGCATTTATTAGCGGTATCATTTGGATTGCCGTCGGGATTATTTACATGTTGTTTATTACGAAGTTCTTTAAAAAAGAGCTTGGAAGCATGGATGTTATCGATGATGTTGGAACATTGGATGAAGAACTTTTTAAAACGAAAGGCTTTGAAAGTAGGGATCCTATCGAGGGTGTTGAGTCATTAGGGATTGAGACTTCCAAAACTTAA
- a CDS encoding DUF1385 domain-containing protein: MEKGQQSPTYGGQALVEGVMFGGKNHTVTAIRRKDESIDYFHLPKEKNNMQMRLKKIPFVRGIVALIESAGIGSRHLTFSSERYDVMPGEEEEQEPEETSKLAMVLGVAAVGILSFLFGKFVFTLVPVFLAEMLQFIAPGKTAQILLESLFKLILLLSYISLVSMTPLIKRVFQYHGAEHKVINAYENNLPMTVENVQAQSRLHFRCGSSFILFTVIVGMFIYFLVPTDPLWLRVVNRILLIPVVLGISFEVLQLTNAMRNIPVLKYLGYPGLWLQLLTTKEPDDKQVEVAIASFEKLLEIEEHGVEVLEVDMKNTTGTETIPVN, translated from the coding sequence ATGGAAAAAGGACAACAATCGCCTACTTATGGAGGCCAAGCGCTTGTCGAAGGGGTTATGTTCGGCGGGAAAAATCATACGGTGACAGCCATTCGACGGAAAGATGAGTCCATCGATTATTTTCATCTGCCAAAAGAAAAAAATAATATGCAAATGAGATTAAAGAAAATTCCATTCGTTCGAGGCATCGTTGCATTAATCGAATCGGCAGGCATTGGTTCGCGTCATTTGACATTCTCTAGTGAGCGTTATGACGTGATGCCAGGTGAAGAGGAGGAACAAGAACCCGAAGAAACGTCCAAGTTGGCGATGGTTCTTGGTGTGGCAGCAGTCGGTATCCTTTCGTTTTTATTTGGAAAATTTGTGTTCACGCTTGTTCCGGTGTTCCTTGCAGAAATGTTGCAATTCATTGCGCCAGGAAAAACAGCACAGATTTTACTTGAAAGTCTGTTCAAACTCATTTTGTTATTGAGCTATATTTCCCTCGTGTCGATGACACCGCTTATTAAACGCGTGTTTCAATATCACGGGGCGGAACATAAGGTCATCAATGCCTATGAAAATAATCTGCCCATGACCGTCGAAAATGTCCAAGCACAATCTAGGCTCCATTTTCGATGCGGCAGCAGTTTCATCCTATTTACGGTCATCGTTGGAATGTTCATCTATTTTCTCGTACCAACCGACCCATTATGGTTGCGGGTTGTAAACCGGATTCTCCTCATTCCAGTTGTTCTTGGTATTTCTTTCGAAGTCTTGCAATTGACAAATGCTATGCGTAACATCCCCGTCTTGAAATATTTGGGCTATCCGGGACTCTGGCTTCAATTGCTAACGACGAAAGAACCTGATGATAAACAAGTAGAAGTTGCAATCGCATCCTTCGAAAAATTGTTGGAGATTGAAGAACATGGCGTAGAAGTACTAGAAGTTGATATGAAAAATACTACTGGAACCGAAACGATTCCTGTAAATTAA
- a CDS encoding ArgE/DapE family deacylase: MKKKIRQYIDENKEELFKTIQDVVRIKSVVGHEQEMQAFMKKKYEELNLKIYEFEPNYEKVSSHSAFIDSGIPFGNRKNVIGIYRGAKKGKSLTLHGHVDVVSPEPLSNWTMDPWCGDIIGNKLYGRGAADMKAGLISNWFALKTLIDLGYPIAGDVQLHAVIEEEAGGGGGALACLEEGFITDGYISTEPHNLNVTISHAGILYFRVCVKGRIAHAGLAHEGVNAISKMMKIVEALEKLNEWRAQNIKFELYEKGSGQAVHLNVGVLKAGDWVSTVPGEAMLEGRIGFIPGETREDIKQLMQDTIMQSVEGDKWMMENPPLLEWFGWSTDPWYQDPEDPFVQLFLENAEETMGYEVNTIGRASGNDARFTQYYDKKGLCFGPVGENMHGPDECVHLDSVVEVTNVLANYIIKWSESKCK, translated from the coding sequence TTGAAAAAGAAAATTCGACAGTATATCGATGAAAACAAAGAGGAATTGTTTAAAACGATTCAAGACGTTGTGCGTATAAAAAGTGTTGTTGGTCATGAACAAGAAATGCAAGCCTTTATGAAGAAGAAATATGAAGAACTTAACTTGAAAATCTATGAATTTGAGCCGAATTATGAAAAAGTATCTTCTCATAGCGCATTCATTGATTCGGGTATTCCGTTTGGGAATCGAAAAAATGTTATTGGCATTTATCGAGGCGCGAAAAAGGGGAAATCACTAACGCTTCATGGGCATGTGGATGTTGTTTCTCCGGAGCCGCTGTCGAATTGGACGATGGATCCTTGGTGCGGGGATATCATTGGAAATAAGTTATATGGTAGGGGTGCTGCAGATATGAAGGCAGGACTTATCTCCAATTGGTTCGCACTAAAAACATTAATCGATTTAGGGTATCCAATCGCTGGAGATGTGCAGTTACATGCTGTTATTGAAGAAGAAGCTGGTGGCGGTGGAGGAGCTTTAGCTTGTTTGGAAGAGGGGTTTATTACGGATGGCTATATCTCAACAGAGCCGCATAATTTAAATGTAACCATTTCGCACGCTGGAATACTGTATTTTCGTGTCTGTGTAAAAGGAAGAATTGCCCACGCAGGTTTAGCGCATGAAGGCGTGAATGCGATTTCAAAAATGATGAAAATCGTTGAAGCGCTAGAGAAGTTAAATGAATGGCGTGCGCAAAATATAAAGTTTGAGCTCTATGAAAAAGGATCCGGTCAGGCCGTACACTTAAACGTAGGCGTGTTAAAGGCTGGTGATTGGGTTTCAACTGTTCCAGGAGAAGCAATGCTTGAGGGAAGAATCGGGTTTATTCCAGGGGAAACACGCGAAGACATTAAACAACTCATGCAGGATACGATTATGCAGTCGGTTGAAGGCGATAAATGGATGATGGAAAATCCACCATTGCTTGAATGGTTTGGTTGGTCAACAGATCCGTGGTACCAAGATCCTGAAGATCCTTTTGTCCAATTGTTTCTCGAAAATGCGGAGGAGACGATGGGATATGAAGTCAATACAATTGGGAGAGCGTCAGGAAATGATGCGAGATTCACACAATACTATGATAAAAAGGGGCTCTGTTTTGGGCCGGTCGGTGAAAATATGCATGGACCCGATGAATGTGTTCACTTGGATAGCGTCGTAGAAGTTACAAATGTATTGGCGAATTATATTATTAAGTGGAGTGAAAGTAAGTGTAAGTAA
- a CDS encoding Cof-type HAD-IIB family hydrolase, which yields MTKKLILFDIDGTLLDHEKKLPVSAKEAVKSLKEAGHEVAIATGRAPYFFQDLREELAIDSFVCFNGQYVEVDNEVIYKNPLDRTFLVELMDYASLQKHPLVFMGAELMKTTIDYHTGIEDALASLKAGATHPELNANYFNEADIYQTLVFCEEHEEAHYRTNMRNLNFIRWHDYSLDVLPLGGSKAQGIEKLMAKKGFTKDQVYAFGDNLNDIEMLQYVGHGVAMGNAPEVVKKVAKYVTRDVDNDGIVHGLKMVGLL from the coding sequence ATGACAAAGAAACTGATTCTATTTGATATTGATGGTACGCTCCTTGATCATGAGAAGAAATTACCAGTGTCCGCAAAAGAAGCTGTAAAGTCGCTAAAAGAAGCAGGGCATGAAGTAGCGATTGCAACGGGACGGGCTCCTTATTTCTTTCAAGATTTGCGGGAAGAGTTAGCCATTGATTCTTTCGTTTGCTTCAATGGTCAATATGTTGAAGTTGACAATGAAGTCATTTATAAAAATCCGCTCGATCGTACTTTTTTGGTGGAATTGATGGACTACGCCTCTTTGCAAAAGCATCCGCTTGTTTTTATGGGGGCGGAGTTGATGAAAACAACAATTGATTATCATACAGGGATAGAAGATGCTTTGGCTTCGTTGAAAGCAGGTGCTACTCATCCTGAATTGAATGCGAATTACTTTAATGAAGCCGATATCTATCAAACATTAGTATTTTGTGAAGAACATGAGGAAGCGCATTATCGGACAAATATGCGTAACTTGAATTTTATTCGTTGGCATGACTATTCGTTGGATGTCCTTCCACTTGGCGGTTCGAAAGCACAGGGAATTGAAAAGTTGATGGCGAAGAAAGGTTTCACAAAAGATCAAGTCTATGCTTTTGGCGATAATCTGAATGATATTGAAATGTTACAATATGTCGGTCATGGCGTAGCAATGGGAAATGCGCCTGAAGTAGTGAAAAAAGTGGCTAAGTATGTGACGAGGGATGTAGACAATGATGGCATTGTCCATGGCTTGAAAATGGTTGGTTTGTTGTAA
- a CDS encoding biotin/lipoate A/B protein ligase family protein: protein MGKTVWHFINSGKCSASFNMALDEALLEWHSKGEIGPVLRFYEWEPATLSIGYFQSVDKEIDMAAVRKHGLGFVRRPTGGRGVLHEHELTYSVIVSEQYPDMPDTVTEAYRVISGGVLEGFRNLGLDAQFSVPETVEQNDTLKKPKSAVCFDAPSWYELVVEGKKVAGSAQTRQKGVILQHGAILLKLDEAKLVSLFKFNSEEQRERMRVSLPEKAVAIDRLAKRDISIEECVGAFAKGFEQALDIELQPLELTEGQLAFVREIERQKYANDDWTFKK from the coding sequence ATGGGGAAAACAGTTTGGCACTTCATTAACTCAGGGAAATGTAGTGCTTCATTCAATATGGCATTAGATGAGGCGTTGTTAGAGTGGCATAGTAAAGGGGAAATTGGTCCGGTGTTGAGGTTTTATGAATGGGAGCCGGCAACATTATCGATCGGTTATTTCCAAAGTGTCGATAAAGAGATTGATATGGCTGCAGTCAGAAAGCATGGGCTTGGTTTTGTGCGGCGACCGACCGGAGGCAGAGGGGTTCTCCACGAGCATGAGCTTACATATAGCGTGATTGTGTCAGAACAGTATCCAGATATGCCTGATACTGTAACGGAAGCTTACCGTGTTATTTCGGGAGGCGTACTTGAAGGGTTCCGTAATTTAGGGCTTGATGCACAATTTTCGGTTCCGGAAACCGTCGAACAAAACGATACCTTGAAAAAACCAAAAAGTGCGGTTTGCTTTGATGCGCCAAGTTGGTATGAACTTGTTGTTGAGGGTAAGAAAGTAGCGGGGAGTGCACAGACGAGGCAAAAAGGTGTCATTTTGCAGCATGGTGCGATACTTTTAAAGCTGGATGAAGCCAAGCTTGTTTCTTTATTCAAATTCAATTCAGAAGAGCAGCGTGAGCGGATGCGGGTTAGCTTACCTGAAAAAGCGGTCGCCATTGATCGACTAGCTAAACGAGATATATCGATTGAAGAATGTGTTGGGGCTTTTGCCAAAGGATTTGAACAAGCGTTGGATATCGAGCTACAGCCATTGGAATTAACAGAAGGACAGTTGGCATTTGTTAGAGAGATTGAACGACAGAAATACGCGAATGATGATTGGACTTTTAAGAAATAA
- a CDS encoding GNAT family N-acetyltransferase, with translation MPQVNLKNQAQEIVVRNILKEDLDAVAALSMKCFGPDMSLKHEHFESQLELFPEGQICLECNGQIVGTALSLIVNFEEYGDEHTYYEISDLGFIRNHNPQGRNLYGIEVGVDEAFRGMQLGRHLYDGRRRICQEFNLDSIIIGGRMPNFYKYAEHMSADEYVQAVMAGNLYDPVLTFQLKNGFQLKKVIANYLPNDVESLEYGALMEWKNTDYKPRLVE, from the coding sequence ATGCCCCAAGTAAACTTGAAAAATCAAGCACAAGAAATAGTCGTACGCAATATTTTGAAAGAAGATCTGGATGCAGTTGCTGCGTTATCTATGAAGTGTTTTGGGCCCGATATGTCATTGAAACACGAACATTTTGAAAGTCAGTTGGAGTTATTTCCAGAAGGTCAAATTTGTTTGGAATGTAATGGTCAAATTGTAGGGACAGCTTTAAGTTTAATTGTAAATTTCGAAGAGTATGGGGACGAGCATACGTATTATGAAATTTCAGATTTAGGGTTTATTCGCAATCATAACCCGCAGGGGCGCAATTTGTATGGTATTGAGGTCGGTGTTGATGAAGCGTTTAGAGGGATGCAATTAGGGCGTCATCTGTATGACGGTCGACGAAGAATTTGTCAAGAATTCAACTTGGATAGCATTATAATTGGTGGACGTATGCCTAACTTTTATAAATATGCTGAACATATGAGTGCGGATGAATATGTACAAGCAGTAATGGCTGGAAACCTATACGATCCAGTCCTAACTTTCCAATTGAAAAATGGCTTCCAACTTAAAAAAGTCATTGCGAATTATTTACCGAATGATGTGGAGTCGTTGGAGTATGGAGCGCTAATGGAATGGAAAAACACGGACTATAAACCGAGGTTAGTAGAATAG